The following coding sequences are from one Candidatus Desulfofervidus auxilii window:
- a CDS encoding SagB/ThcOx family dehydrogenase: MLWQSVESKYEHSKSINEKIKLPKPKYDSNTSVEKALRERRSIRKYKDEALTLAEVSQLLWAAQGITNPRGFRTAPSAGALYPLEVYVVIGNVEGLAKGVYKYKPHGHELVKVRSGDVRDELSVAALGQPWVKEGSIVIVFSAVYERTTQKYGDRGIRYVHIEVGHAAQNVYLQAVSLNLGTVVVGAFRDDKVRKILNMLDEEHPLCIMPVGKINQEISFLLKAVDRH; the protein is encoded by the coding sequence ATGTTATGGCAATCAGTGGAGAGTAAATATGAGCATAGCAAATCCATTAATGAAAAAATAAAATTACCTAAGCCAAAGTATGATAGCAATACTTCAGTTGAGAAGGCTTTGCGTGAAAGAAGATCTATCAGAAAATATAAAGATGAAGCACTCACGCTTGCTGAAGTTTCACAGCTTCTTTGGGCTGCGCAGGGAATTACCAATCCAAGAGGTTTTAGAACAGCACCTTCTGCAGGCGCACTCTACCCGCTTGAAGTATATGTAGTGATTGGTAATGTAGAAGGACTTGCAAAAGGGGTTTATAAATATAAGCCACATGGACACGAACTTGTAAAGGTCAGAAGTGGGGATGTGAGAGATGAATTATCTGTTGCTGCTCTTGGACAACCTTGGGTTAAAGAGGGTTCTATCGTTATTGTATTCTCTGCAGTTTATGAACGAACGACTCAAAAATATGGTGATAGAGGCATTAGATATGTGCATATAGAAGTTGGTCATGCGGCTCAAAATGTTTATCTACAGGCAGTTTCCTTGAATCTCGGCACGGTAGTTGTTGGAGCTTTTAGAGACGATAAAGTAAGAAAAATTCTAAACATGCTGGATGAAGAACACCCTTTATGTATAATGCCTGTAGGAAAGATTAATCAAGAAATATCTTTCCTTCTAAAAGCTGTTGATAGACATTGA
- a CDS encoding 4Fe-4S binding protein — MTRLQVIDTERCVGCQLCMYACQRRFGKGGIGSAAIFVRSRGGMGRGFRVVVCRACSDPPCAAVCPVDALRIRKGGGVILQPNKCIGCGHCQEACTIGAIFWDDRANKPVICVHCGYCANFCPHGVIALVKEGSKDVIK, encoded by the coding sequence ATGACTCGTTTGCAGGTAATAGACACAGAGCGATGTGTAGGTTGTCAGTTATGTATGTATGCATGTCAACGCCGTTTTGGTAAAGGTGGAATCGGCAGTGCGGCTATTTTTGTTCGTTCAAGAGGAGGCATGGGACGTGGTTTTCGTGTAGTAGTCTGCCGTGCATGTTCAGATCCTCCTTGTGCAGCAGTATGTCCAGTAGATGCTTTACGTATACGTAAAGGGGGAGGGGTAATTTTACAACCCAATAAGTGTATTGGTTGTGGTCATTGTCAAGAAGCTTGCACTATTGGTGCTATTTTTTGGGATGATAGAGCTAATAAGCCTGTAATTTGTGTGCATTGTGGTTATTGTGCCAATTTTTGTCCACATGGTGTAATTGCCCTTGTAAAGGAAGGAAGTAAAGATGTTATTAAATGA
- a CDS encoding aldehyde ferredoxin oxidoreductase family protein codes for MLLNDPLAKVLYIDLSRRSFWIEYRQDLFEKYLGGVGVASMLLKEECPEGIDPFDPKNPIIFAVGPLVGLFPMASKTVAMFKSPLTGNLGESHAGGRSAASIRLAGYGAIVIKGASDIPIYLTIYNDKVRFHDGRAIWGTRSTVAGRALREKEPGSGIRCIMRIGVAGERLVRYACVITETFRHFGRLGLGAVFGSKKLKAIVIAGNNTLQVKKGKIYKEAYKEIFKRILSLSALKKYHDLGTPVNILPLNKIKALPTRNLKTAFFEEAEKISGEHFAENHLGRRLACTHCPIACIHLAALRQPYKDEPYFYKTTFISYDYELIYALGSMLGISDSVGILRLLDEIEILGLDAISTGVVLAWATEAFEKGLITEKETELRPKWGDYESYINMVRKIVTQPNDFYKTLALGVDEAAKRYGGEEFALAFGKNEMPGYHTGPGSYLGFLTGARHSHLDSAGYSFDQKYLGKEFTSKDLAIALFKEESYRQILCSLVICLFARSVYDCQTVLRLLDIAGFTMNEKTLRQLGEEILKNKYQFKIQEGFSFKNLRIPKRILETISPHGQLKEDFLREAINVYQQLLEGKIFLD; via the coding sequence ATGTTATTAAATGACCCATTAGCAAAAGTACTTTATATTGATTTAAGTAGAAGAAGTTTTTGGATAGAATATCGTCAAGATTTATTTGAAAAATATTTAGGTGGTGTTGGTGTAGCTAGTATGCTTTTAAAAGAAGAATGTCCTGAAGGAATAGACCCATTTGATCCAAAAAATCCAATAATTTTTGCTGTTGGGCCTTTGGTAGGATTATTCCCTATGGCTTCAAAGACAGTAGCTATGTTTAAATCTCCATTAACAGGTAACCTTGGTGAGAGCCATGCCGGCGGTAGAAGTGCTGCTAGTATTCGTTTAGCTGGTTATGGCGCAATTGTAATTAAAGGTGCAAGTGATATTCCTATTTATTTAACAATTTATAATGATAAAGTTAGATTTCATGATGGTCGTGCCATTTGGGGAACACGTAGTACAGTTGCTGGTCGTGCTTTACGTGAAAAAGAACCTGGCTCTGGTATTAGATGTATAATGCGTATTGGGGTAGCTGGGGAAAGGCTTGTAAGATATGCTTGTGTTATTACTGAAACATTCCGCCATTTTGGCCGTTTAGGTTTGGGGGCAGTATTTGGAAGTAAAAAATTAAAAGCCATAGTTATTGCTGGGAACAATACTTTACAAGTAAAAAAAGGCAAAATTTATAAAGAAGCTTATAAAGAAATTTTTAAACGGATTTTAAGCTTATCTGCTTTAAAAAAATATCATGATTTAGGTACCCCAGTAAATATATTACCTTTAAATAAAATAAAAGCTCTTCCTACACGAAACCTTAAAACAGCTTTTTTTGAAGAAGCAGAAAAAATTTCTGGTGAACATTTTGCAGAAAATCATCTTGGTCGACGTCTAGCCTGTACTCATTGTCCTATTGCCTGCATCCATTTAGCAGCATTACGTCAGCCATATAAAGATGAGCCCTATTTTTACAAAACTACCTTTATTTCTTATGATTATGAATTAATTTATGCCTTAGGTAGTATGTTAGGTATTAGTGATTCTGTAGGAATTTTGCGCCTTTTAGATGAAATAGAAATTTTAGGTCTTGATGCTATTTCTACTGGAGTAGTGCTTGCCTGGGCTACAGAGGCTTTTGAAAAAGGATTAATTACTGAAAAAGAGACCGAATTAAGACCAAAGTGGGGAGATTATGAAAGTTATATTAATATGGTTAGAAAAATTGTTACTCAACCTAATGATTTTTATAAAACATTAGCTTTAGGAGTAGATGAAGCTGCCAAAAGATATGGAGGCGAAGAATTTGCTTTAGCTTTTGGCAAGAATGAAATGCCTGGTTATCATACTGGACCAGGCAGTTATTTAGGTTTTCTTACAGGTGCTCGTCATAGTCACTTAGATTCAGCTGGTTATAGCTTTGACCAAAAATATTTAGGAAAGGAATTTACTTCAAAAGATTTAGCTATTGCACTTTTTAAAGAAGAATCTTATCGGCAAATTTTATGTTCTTTAGTTATTTGTCTCTTTGCTAGAAGTGTTTATGACTGCCAGACAGTTTTGCGTCTTCTTGACATAGCTGGTTTTACAATGAATGAGAAAACATTAAGGCAATTAGGAGAGGAAATTTTAAAAAATAAATATCAATTCAAAATTCAAGAAGGTTTTTCTTTTAAAAACTTGCGTATTCCAAAAAGAATCCTTGAAACGATTTCCCCTCATGGCCAGCTAAAAGAGGATTTTTTGAGGGAAGCTATCAATGTCTATCAACAGCTTTTAGAAGGAAAGATATTTCTTGATTAA
- a CDS encoding class I SAM-dependent methyltransferase gives MKLILITLFGLFFIFFFKIVFVISTSSVISITQGALFTRTSFAKIKRILEYINLKPGQIVYDIGCGDGRFLRAVVKKYKVKAIGYEINPWAYFLAKIYCLAYPEIKIYFANFWRKNLSDADLVFCYLFPDVMKKLRKKLEVELKPDTWVVSCNFPIPGWEPKKVIYEGDPIYIYRI, from the coding sequence ATGAAACTGATACTTATAACTCTTTTTGGACTATTTTTTATTTTCTTTTTTAAAATAGTCTTCGTCATCTCTACATCTAGTGTGATAAGCATTACTCAAGGTGCTCTTTTTACTAGAACAAGTTTTGCCAAAATAAAAAGAATATTGGAATATATTAATCTTAAGCCAGGACAAATTGTCTATGACATTGGTTGTGGTGATGGACGCTTTTTAAGGGCAGTAGTAAAAAAGTATAAAGTAAAAGCTATTGGCTATGAAATAAATCCTTGGGCTTATTTTTTAGCAAAAATTTATTGTTTAGCTTATCCAGAGATAAAAATTTATTTTGCTAATTTTTGGCGCAAGAACTTATCCGATGCAGACCTTGTTTTTTGCTATTTATTCCCAGATGTTATGAAAAAGCTTAGAAAAAAATTAGAGGTAGAGCTTAAACCTGATACTTGGGTGGTAAGTTGTAATTTTCCTATTCCTGGTTGGGAGCCTAAAAAGGTTATATACGAAGGTGATCCAATTTATATTTATCGAATATAA
- the truD gene encoding tRNA pseudouridine(13) synthase TruD produces the protein MKIKVIPEDFIVEEIVNYPIKSEGKYAIFKLKKRYWETFSLLNRIEKDTGMKKEFIHLAGIKDRYGLTTQLIAVNKEYAICKSFSGSNYSLEFLGFGDEKLTASHIVKNRFTIVLRDIKVNDVQKIEEAINQVKNYGFPNYYDEQRFGSARHRKGFAGKELFLKNYENALFLLVATPSGYDDRKTREFHKFVRENWGNWKSCLEKSFFEYKAVFRALIKQPKNFLYALQKLDKRFLVLLVNAYQSFLWNEYVALYLKSILKNTKDEIYEYPYLLGKFLFYRTLDKKVKDYLIQKTIPVIKKGTKISDKRLRSAISKVLRKEGIKKSDLSVKSLHIRLQEKERKLIIVPEHLEILEIAPDERYKNRMKIKFLLELPRGSYATIFIKRITPIK, from the coding sequence ATGAAAATTAAAGTCATACCAGAAGATTTTATAGTTGAAGAGATTGTTAATTATCCAATAAAAAGTGAAGGGAAATATGCAATTTTTAAACTTAAAAAACGCTATTGGGAGACATTTAGCCTTTTGAATCGTATTGAAAAAGATACAGGTATGAAAAAGGAATTTATTCATTTAGCTGGTATTAAAGATAGATATGGACTGACAACACAATTAATAGCAGTTAATAAAGAATATGCGATATGCAAATCCTTTTCAGGCTCAAATTACTCTTTAGAATTTCTTGGTTTTGGTGATGAAAAACTTACAGCTAGCCATATTGTTAAAAACCGATTTACAATTGTGCTCCGTGATATAAAAGTAAATGATGTTCAGAAAATAGAAGAAGCTATAAATCAAGTAAAAAATTATGGATTTCCAAATTATTATGATGAGCAACGCTTTGGCTCAGCTAGACATAGAAAAGGATTTGCTGGCAAGGAGTTGTTTTTGAAAAATTATGAAAATGCCCTTTTTCTTTTAGTCGCCACCCCTTCTGGTTATGATGATAGAAAAACAAGGGAGTTTCATAAATTTGTTAGAGAAAACTGGGGGAATTGGAAATCCTGTTTAGAAAAGTCCTTTTTTGAATATAAAGCAGTATTTCGCGCCCTTATTAAACAGCCCAAGAACTTTCTTTATGCTTTACAAAAATTGGATAAGCGTTTCCTTGTTCTTTTGGTTAATGCCTATCAATCATTTTTATGGAATGAATATGTAGCCCTTTATTTGAAATCCATTTTAAAGAATACAAAAGATGAAATTTATGAATATCCTTATCTTTTAGGAAAGTTTTTATTTTATAGAACTTTGGATAAAAAGGTAAAGGATTATCTTATACAAAAGACTATCCCAGTGATAAAAAAGGGGACAAAGATTTCAGATAAAAGGCTTAGGTCAGCTATAAGCAAGGTGTTAAGAAAAGAAGGGATTAAAAAGAGTGATCTAAGTGTAAAATCTTTACATATCAGATTGCAGGAAAAGGAAAGAAAGTTAATAATTGTTCCAGAACATCTTGAAATCCTAGAAATAGCTCCAGATGAACGTTATAAAAATAGAATGAAGATAAAATTTTTATTAGAACTTCCGCGTGGTAGTTATGCCACTATTTTTATAAAAAGAATTACACCAATAAAATGA